GAACGTGATCCGGAGCCTGTCATACGTGAACTCATGTCCGCAGCTCCGAATGGAGATCCTTCCGCGCCGCCATTGGGAGTTTCCGCGCTGCACTTTTATACATTTGGCGGCATCAAGAAAACCGTCGATTGGATCAGCGGGGAGCGCACTAAGACCTAACGTAAAGGGCATCAAAAACGGCCGCCACCAACTGGCCTCGTGAGCGACCCCCTGCCGGCCGCTTCGCGGCCGGCAGGGGGTCGCTCACACACCATGTTGAATCGAAGCGGATCTACTCGACCGGCGGTTCTCCCTGAGCTCCGGATCGTGAGAGCCAGCGGAAGAACAGGATGACAATCGCTGCGGGAATGACCGGCGCCCACCAGGCTTTGATTCCGAGCGCGGACATCGAGGTCGGGCCGAGTTGAAGCACGATGAGCATAATCGCCGCTGCCCAGGCGATGGCGCTAATGAGACTCAGCCCGGAAAAGGTAATGGCGGCGACGCCGGAGTAGGCGCAGGCGACAGGAATCGCAATTCGCAATCCGGGCAGGAAGCGCACCGCCAGGATGAGTTTTGTCGCATGGCGGTGCATCCGCTCCTGCATGGCCCTGCGCCGGCGCGCAATATTCTCGAACTTGTTCAGCCACGAACTTAGAGGGCCGCGCGCGGCGTAGTACCAGAACTGGTCGCCTGCCCAGCCTCCGAACGAACCGGAAACGAGAACACCAAACGGATTCAAGCGGCCGAGCGATGCTGCCACGACGGCAGCTACATAAACGACTTCGCCCTCGAGCGCCGCCGCAGCGAGAATGCCGAGATAAGGCCAGAAGCTCATGATGCCGACAAAAGCTCCAGCATGGCGCGAACGGACTGCTCCAACCCCACCAGCGCAGCGCGGGCAATGATGTTGTGTCCGATATTCAACTCTACAATCTGGGAAATCTGAGCGATGGCGCGAACGTTGCGGTATGTCAGCCCGTGGCCCGCCAGCACCTGCATGTTTTTCGAATGGGCAAATTCCGCGGCCGTTGTCACGGCCTGAAGCGCGTCCATGCCTTCCTTCGCCGGACGATTGGTCAACGTGGCATCCGAGTAGCGCGCGGTATTGATCTCGATCATGCGCGCGCCAAACCCGAGCGCCGCGCGAATCTGCTGCTCGGACGGATCAATAAAGAGGCTGACACTTATATTGTTGGATTGAAGACGCTTGATGGCATTCGTGATTGCCTGCTGGTTGCGCGTGCAATCGAGCCCGCCGGTGGTCGTGATCTCGCCGGGAAGTTCCGGCACGAGCGTCACCTGGTCCGGAATCACATCGAGAGCGATTCCGAGCATCTCTTCGGTCGCAGCCATTTCGATGTTCAGTTTCGTTTTGATTGTTTCACGCAGGATTTTCACGTCCCGGTGCTGGATGTGCCGCCGGTCGCCGCGCAAATGAACGGTGATGCCGTGCGCGCCGGCCAGTTCGCAGATCGCGGCGGCGGCCACAGGATCGGGTTCGTTGGTGCGGCGGGCTTCGCGAATCGTCGCGATGTGATCGATGTTGACCGACAGGAGCGTCATGAGTACCTTCCGATTGCTGCGTTCCAACGGATTCTCGCGAGATCGAAGAACATGCGCACGCCGTCCCGGAAAAAGCTGACCTTGCTGCCTTCGGCATGGCTCCAGCGAACCGGCGTTTCGCAGATCTTGAGTCCGCGTCTTTTTGCCAGGAATAAAAGCTCGGCGTCAAAACCGAAACCCGGCGTCGTCTGCATTTCAAAAACCCGCCGGCATTTCTGCCGCTCGAACAGTTTGAAGCCGCACTGCGTGTCGTGCAGGGGCAGGCCGAGCAACAGGCGAACCATCAGGTTAAAGACGATTCCGCCCGTTTCCCGCAGTGGGGATTGATGTTTCTGGATGTAGCTTCGATCTACCGCTCGCGAGCCGATAACCACATCGGCGGCCTGCTTCACGGCGACGTCGAAAAGTTTCGCGGCTTCTTCGATCGGCGCGGACAAGTCGGCATCGGTAAACAGAACATAGTCGCCGGTTGCCGCAAGCACGCCCTGCCTGACCGCGTATCCCTTGCCGTGATTCTCGTTGTTCTTGACGAGGCGCAATCCTTCGATGCCGGCGCCATTCACGATCTCACTGGTATTGTCGCGGGAACCGTCGTCCACCACGATAAGTTCACAGGAAATCGGCGACTGGCGCATGAATGCGTCAATTTGTT
The genomic region above belongs to Terriglobia bacterium and contains:
- a CDS encoding dolichyl-phosphate beta-glucosyltransferase, whose translation is QIDAFMRQSPISCELIVVDDGSRDNTSEIVNGAGIEGLRLVKNNENHGKGYAVRQGVLAATGDYVLFTDADLSAPIEEAAKLFDVAVKQAADVVIGSRAVDRSYIQKHQSPLRETGGIVFNLMVRLLLGLPLHDTQCGFKLFERQKCRRVFEMQTTPGFGFDAELLFLAKRRGLKICETPVRWSHAEGSKVSFFRDGVRMFFDLARIRWNAAIGRYS
- a CDS encoding VTT domain-containing protein, with the protein product MSFWPYLGILAAAALEGEVVYVAAVVAASLGRLNPFGVLVSGSFGGWAGDQFWYYAARGPLSSWLNKFENIARRRRAMQERMHRHATKLILAVRFLPGLRIAIPVACAYSGVAAITFSGLSLISAIAWAAAIMLIVLQLGPTSMSALGIKAWWAPVIPAAIVILFFRWLSRSGAQGEPPVE
- a CDS encoding pyridoxine 5'-phosphate synthase encodes the protein MTLLSVNIDHIATIREARRTNEPDPVAAAAICELAGAHGITVHLRGDRRHIQHRDVKILRETIKTKLNIEMAATEEMLGIALDVIPDQVTLVPELPGEITTTGGLDCTRNQQAITNAIKRLQSNNISVSLFIDPSEQQIRAALGFGARMIEINTARYSDATLTNRPAKEGMDALQAVTTAAEFAHSKNMQVLAGHGLTYRNVRAIAQISQIVELNIGHNIIARAALVGLEQSVRAMLELLSAS